One genomic window of Struthio camelus isolate bStrCam1 chromosome 1, bStrCam1.hap1, whole genome shotgun sequence includes the following:
- the ADPRHL1 gene encoding inactive ADP-ribosyltransferase ARH2, which yields MDKFKAALVLAGVGDALGYRNFSRENNALGAKIQQELKEIGGLENLVLSSDKWPVSDNTLMHMATAEAVITDYWCLEDLYRELVKRYVEAIDKLSGRRPDPATIEGCRELKPDNYLLAWHTPFNEKGSGFGASTKAMCLGMRYWKPERLESLIEVSIECGRMTHNHPTGFLGSLCTALFVSYAIQGKPLVQWGREMMKVVPMAEEYCKKTIRHMAEYQEHWFYFEAKWQFYLEEREINEENQNKPVFPDNYDAEEREKTYRRWSSEGRGGRRGHDAPMIAYDALMGCGGDWTELCNRSMFHGGESAATGSIAGCLYGLVYGLSKVPKGLYQDLEQRERLEYLGETLYRLSTEEK from the exons ATGGATAAATTTAAGGCTGCACTTGTACTGGCCGGGGTAGGGGATGCTCTTGGTTATCGAAATTTCTCCCGAGAAAACAACGCTTTAGGTGCAAAAATCCAGCAGGAGCTGAAAGAAATCGGAGGGCTCGAGAACCTGGTGCTCTCTTCAGACAAATGGCCAGTAAGTGACAACACCCTCATGCACATGGCTACAGCAGAGGCCGTCATCACAG ATTACTGGTGTTTAGAAGACCTGTATCGTGAGCTGGTAAAACGCTACGTCGAGGCTATTGACAAACTCTCAGGGAGACGGCCAGACCCTGCTACCATCGAAGGCTGCAGGGAATTAAAACCAGATAACTACCTTCTGGCTTGGCACACACCATTCAATGAAAAGG GTTCTGGCTTTGGAGCATCTACAAAAGCCATGTGTTTAGGGATGAGATACTGGAAGCCAGAAAGACTAGAATCGCTCATTGAAGTGAGCATTGAATGTGGACGAATGACTCATAACCATCCTACAG GCTTTCTAGGCTCCCTATGCACAGCTCTCTTTGTGTCATATGCAATACAAGGAAAACCCCTTGTGCAGTGGGGAAGAGAGATGATGAAGGTTGTACCAATGGCTGAAGAATATTGCAAGAAGACCATTCGACACATGGCAG AATATCAGGAGCACTGGTTTTACTTTGAAGCCAAGTGGCAGTTTTATTTGGAGGAGAGAGAAATCAATGAGGAAAATCAGAATAAACCTGTCTTTCCGGACAACTATGATgcggaggagagagaaaag ACGTACAGGAGGTGGAGCTCCGAAGGCCGGGGGGGCAGAAGGGGTCACGACGCCCCCATGATCGCCTACGATGCCCTGATGGGATGCGGCGGCGACTGGACTGAGCTCTGCAACCGCTCCATGTTCCACGGAG GTGAAAGTGCAGCTACTGGATCTATTGCTGGTTGCTTGTACGGATTGGTTTATGGCCTGAGCAAGGTTCCCAAAGGCTTGTACCAGGACCTTGAACAAAGGGAGAGGCTAGAGTACTTGGGCGAGACTCTTTACCGACTATCCACAGAGGAAAAGTAA